A region from the Vicia villosa cultivar HV-30 ecotype Madison, WI linkage group LG3, Vvil1.0, whole genome shotgun sequence genome encodes:
- the LOC131654717 gene encoding large ribosomal subunit protein uL18: MVFVKSQKSKAYFKRYQVKFKRRREGKTDYRARIRLINQDKNKYNTPKYRFVVRFTNKDIVAQIVSASIAGDIVLAAAYSHELPHYGLTVGLTNYAAAYCTGLLLARRVLKTLEMDEEYEGNVEATGEDYSVEPADSRRPFRALLDVGLVKTTTGNRVFGALKGALDGGLDIPHSDKRFAGFDKEKKELDAEVHRKYIFGGHVTAYMKTLIEDEPEKYQTHFSQYIKKGIEADGIEELYKKVHAAIRADPSIKKSGKQPPKEHKRYNLKKLTYDERRAKLVARLEALNSAVDEDEDDE, encoded by the exons ATG GTTTTCGTCAAGTCTCAGAAATCAAAGGCCTACTTCAAAAGATACcaggtcaaattcaaaagaagaAGAG AGGGTAAGACTGATTACAGAGCCAGAATTCGCCTGATTAATCAGGACAAGAATAAATACAACACTCCCAAATATCGTTTCGTTGTTCGATTT ACGAACAAAGACATTGTTGCTCAAATTGTCTCGGCTAGCATTGCCGGTGATATTGTTCTTGCTGCAGCTTATTCGCATGAGCTACCTCACTATGGTCTCACAGTAGGACTTACAAACTATGCTGCAG CCTATTGCACTGGTCTCCTATTGGCTCGCCGAGTTCTTAAGACTCTTGAAATGGATGAGGAATATGAAGGCAATGTAGAG GCTACTGGAGAAGATTATTCAGTCGAACCTGCTGATTCCAGGAGGCCTTTCCGTGCTCTCCTTGATGTTGGTTTGGTCAAGACCACAACTGGTAACCGGGTGTTTGGGGCACTCAAG GGAGCTTTGGATGGAGGTTTGGATATTCCTCACAGTGACAAAAGGTTTGCTGGTTTTGACAAGGAGAAAAAGGAGCTTGATGCTGAGGTTCACAGGAAGTATATCTTTGGTGGACATGTTACTGCCTATATGAAG ACATTGATTGAAGACGAGCCGGAGAAGTACCAAACTCACTTCAGCCAATATATCAAGAAAGGGATAGAAGCTGATGGGATTGAGGAACTTTACAAGAAGGTTCATGCTGCTATTCGTGCAGATCCCTCGATCAAAAAGTCTGGGAAGCAGCCACCAAAGGAACACAAGAG GTACAACTTGAAGAAGCTCACTTATGATGAGAGAAGGGCAAAGTTGGTTGCTCGCTTGGAGGCGCTAAATTCTGCGGTGGATGAAGACGAGGATGATGAGTGA